In one window of Gouania willdenowi chromosome 8, fGouWil2.1, whole genome shotgun sequence DNA:
- the ccdc134 gene encoding coiled-coil domain-containing protein 134, with translation MQSLASVILTVTAAAAFSSADLDAHRPRHDSNLEIYKRLFETKRKDQLNALKNLVELNDINQQYKIIDIMLKGLFKVLDDSRQVLVAANMQPDDPFPLDDKIKEAYSHVVENTAFFGDVALRFPRIVHHYYDRNSDWSGLLRWGLNFCNQTGVFTGGAHQHVLTLMSQELGITQKSPDFTNPYRTERDDVLHTAEAFQKILREEEKRRRKEEKRKEIRKGPRISRSRTEL, from the exons ATGCAGAGCCTGGCTTCAGTCATCCTGACCGTcaccgctgctgctgctttcagcTCGGCCGACTTGGACGCACACCGGCCGAGACATGACTCTAACCTGGAGATCT ATAAGCGACTCTTTGAAACCAAGAGGAAAGACCAGCTGAATGCGCTGAAGAACCTGGTGGAGCTGAACGACATCAACCAGCAGTACAAGATCATAGATATCATGCTCAAAGGCCTCTTCAAG GTGTTGGATGACTCCAGACAAGTGCTGGTAGCAGCCAACATGCAGCCTGATGACCCGTTCCCATTGGACGATAAGATAAAAGAAG CGTACTCTCATGTGGTGGAGAACACGGCATTCTTTGGAGACGTGGCGCTGCGTTTTCCTCGGATCGTCCACCATTACTACGACAGGAACTCTGACTGGAGCGGCCTGCTGCGCTGGGGGCTGAATTTCTGCAACCAGACGGGAGTTTTCACGGGAGGAGCTCACCAGCACGTGCTCACACTC ATGTCCCAGGAGCTGGGAATCACGCAGAAATCCCCCGACTTCACAAACCCCTACCGCACAGAGCGAGACGAT GTGCTTCACACAGCCGAGGCTTTCCAGAAAATACTGAGGGAGGaagagaagaggaggaggaaggaggagAAGAGGAAAGAGATCCGGAAAGGCCCTCGCATCTCTCGCTCTCGCACGGAGCTATAG
- the LOC114468956 gene encoding GTPase IMAP family member 8-like, giving the protein MNMGDKKLKRKLISREDKKKDDSKTRSVTDLRLVLIGRTGSGKSASGNTILRKKQFLSKTSARSVTQTCEMGCVDLVEEDELVSRKRLTVVDMPGFGDTHLSREQIHTEIAKCVSLTAPGPHAFLFVVQIGRFTESERQAVSGLEQIFGEGAVRQHTVVLFTRGDDLDEMSIDEYLRENDELKAVIERCGGRYHVLNNKDSRNSAQVKELLMKVEKMVEHNNEGFYTNTMFKEAEAAIREEQKRMLREREEAEGKKQKGNSRMDEQNGGKKQKCDREESREMRMEAALSTKVLERVKNLVAVGVTGVAVGLMFGVAIGAAAVAPLPPGLLVDNFVGYLTSTTHILNAAAEIGRVAAGIGGETRSQCCIYTPVGACGSPYELCFFFGHLNFLFNKEKLKIVTKKMSNNATMVDKEEKKKKDDSKTRSVTELRLVLIGRTGSGKSASGNTILGRKKFLSHISARSVTQTCEMGCVDLVEDAIIGEDGRLVSRKRLRRLTVVDMPGFGDTHLSREQIHTEIAKCVSLTAPGPHAFLLVVQIGRFTESERQAISEMEKIFGEGAVRHHTMVLFTRGDDLNGMSIDEYLRETAPDELKAVIERCGGRYHVLDNKDSSNSAQVKEILMKVEKMVEHNNEGFYTNTMFMEAEAAIREEQKRMLREREEADGEEQEGNSRMDEQNVAKKQKCDREESREEKSLEMGSEVNGGNQEAFRMERWKEESKGSALGLLKEHFRGRPRSSSRVTDRRQVLRSSLARLRREAALSPKVLERVKNLVAAGATGMAVGLVFGAAAPLAAAAGASLVGNSVGFAAAQVAGMSAAGGSGVGKAVGALVAVASGKTAVALGAATGALVGGSVGVVAGAEAATPQEGALDALGQVSLIGASAVGLAAGVGCTMGAGAALSAALEGAALTGAETVTAVTNSSMVQGSVASGAGQHAVTSVSVAANAPVASGSSGGVCGLAGSASPPCGAVAATTTRILNAVAEIGKVAAGIALAGGLVVKVVKEKVRGGTATTETSYSQRETFEIYWNKN; this is encoded by the exons ATGAATATGG GTGACAAGAAGTTAAAAAGGAAGCTCATCAGTCGGGAAGATAAGAAGAAAGATGACTCTAAAACCAGATCAGTCACTGATCTCAGGTTGGTCCTTATTGGTAGGACTGGATCTGGCAAGAGTGCTTCTGGTAACACCATCTTGAGGAAGAAACAGTTCCTATCAAAAACTAGTGCCCGTTCTGTGACACAGACATGTGAAATGGGCTGCGTAGATCTGGTCGAGGAAGATGAACTCGTCTCGAGGAAGAGACTCACGGTCGTTGACATGCCAGGTTTTGGAGACACACACCTCAGTCGGGAGCAAATTCACACCGAGATCGCTAAATGTGTGTCGCTAACAGCTCCAGGCCCACATGCCTTCCTCTTTGTGGTGCAAATAGGACGATTCACCGAGAGTGAGAGGCAGGCAGTCTCTGGACTGGAGCAGATTTTTGGAGAGGGTGCCGTCCGTCAGCACACAGTGGTTCTCTTCACCCGAGGTGATGACCTGGACGAGATGAGTATTGATGAGTATCTGAGAGAAAATGATGAACTGAAAGCTGTGATTGAGCGCTGTGGGGGACGATACCACGTCCTCAACAATAAAGACTCCCGTAACTCAGCACAAGTTAAAGAACTACTGATGAAGGTGGAGAAGATGGTTGAACATAACAATGAAGGGTTTTACACCAACACCATGTTTAAGGAGGCAGAAGCCGCCATTAGGGAGGAGCAGAAAAGAATGTTAAGAGAGCGAGAGGAAGCTGAGGGGAAAAAGCAGAAAGGAAACAGCAGAATGGATGAGCAGAATGgaggaaaaaagcaaaaatgtgacagagaggagAGCAGAGAGATGAGGATGGAGGCAGCGCTGTCTACAAAGGTGCTGGAGAGAGTGAAGAATCTGGTGGCTGTTGGGGTGACGGGCGTGGCAGTGGGGCTGATGTTTGGTGTTGCCATTGGAGCAGCAGCCGTTGCTCCTCTACCTCCGGGTTTACTTGTGGATAACTTCGTTGGGTACTTGACTTCCACTACACATATCCTAAATGCAGCAGCTGAGATTGGCAGAGTGGCAGCAGGCATTGGTGGAG AAACCCGCTCTCAGTGCTGTATTTACACTCCGGTGGGAGCGTGTGGATCTCCATATGAACTGTGTTTCTTTTTTggacatttaaactttttatttaataaagaaaagttGAAGATTGTgaccaaaaaaatgtccaacaaCGCAACTATGG ttgacaaggaggaaaagaagaagaaagatgaCTCTAAAACCAGATCAGTCACTGAACTCAGGTTGGTCCTTATTGGTAGGACTGGATCTGGCAAAAGTGCTTCTGGTAACACCATCTTGGGGCGGAAAAAGTTCCTGTCACACATCAGTGCCCGTTCTGTGACGCAGACATGTGAAATGGGCTGCGTGGATCTGGTTGAGGATGCTATCATCGGTGAGGACGGCAGACTCGTCTCGAGGAAGAGGCTGAGGAGACTCACGGTCGTTGACATGCCAGGTTTTGGAGACACACACCTCAGTCGGGAGCAAATTCACACCGAGATCGCTAAATGTGTGTCGCTAACAGCTCCAGGCCCACATGCCTTCCTCCTTGTGGTACAAATAGGACGATTCACTGAGAGCGAGAGGCAGGCCATCTCTGAAATGGAGAAGATTTTTGGAGAGGGCGCTGTCCGTCACCACACCATGGTTCTCTTCACCCGAGGTGATGACCTGAATGGGATGAGTATTGATGAGTATCTGAGAGAAACGGCACCTGATGAACTGAAAGCTGTGATTGAGCGCTGCGGAGGACGATACCACGTCCTCGACAATAAAGACTCCAGTAACTCAGCACAAGTTAAAGAAATACTGATGAAGGTGGAGAAGATGGTTGAACATAACAATGAAGGGTTTTACACCAACACCATGTTCATGGAGGCAGAAGCCGCCATTAGGGAGGAGCAGAAAAGAATGTTAAGAGAGCGAGAGGAAGCTGATGGGGAAGAGCAGGAAGGAAACAGCAGAATGGATGAGCAGAATGtagcaaaaaagcaaaaatgtgacagagaggagAGCAGAGAAGAGAAATCACTTGAGATGGGGAGTGAGGTTAACGGAGGGAACCAGGAGGCCTTTAGGATGGAGAGATGGAAAGAAGAAAGCAAAGGCAGTGCCCTCGGCCTCCTGAAGGAGCATTTTAGAGGGCGGCCCCGAAGCTCCAGCAGGGTCACGGATCGGCGTCAGGTTCTGCGTTCATCTTTAGCTCGTCTACGGAGGGAGGCGGCGCTGTCTCCAAAGGTGCTGGAGAGAGTGAAGAATCTGGTGGCTGCCGGGGCAACGGGCATGGCAGTGGGGCTGGTGTTTGGTGCTGCTGCTCCTCTAGCAGCTGCAGCTGGGGCTTCCCTCGTGGGGAACTCGGTTGGGTTCGCTGCTGCTCAGGTCGCTGGCATGTCAGCGGCCGGGGGCTCTGGCGTTGGGAAGGCCGTGGGCGCCCTGGTGGCAGTGGCCTCCGGAAAAACCGCAGTGGCACTTGGGGCAGCGACAGGCGCCCTTGTTGGTGGTTCTGTCGGAGTAGTTGCAGGGGCTGAGGCTGCTACGCCTCAGGAGGGTGCGTTAGATGCCCTGGGGCAGGTTAGCCTTATCGGGGCATCTGCCGTCGGGCTGGCAGCAGGGGTGGGGTGCACCATGGGGGCTGGAGCTGCTTTGAGTGCAGCTCTAGAGGGAGCAGCTCTCACTGGAGCTGAGACTGTTACAGCGGTAACAAACTCCTCTATGGTTCAGGGTAGCGTAGCATCAGGAGCAGGGCAGCATGCAGTCACCTCGGTGAGTGTGGCAGCTAATGCCCCAGTGGCTTCTGGGTCCTCTGGGGGTGTCTGTGGGCTGGCAGGCTCTGCCTCACCCCCCTGTGGAGCTGTGGCAGCCACTACTACACGCATCCTAAATGCAGTGGCTGAGATTGGGAAAGTGGCAGCAGGCATTGCCCTCGCTGGAGGTTTGGTAGTGAAAGTAGTAAAAGAGAAAGTGAGAGGTGGCACTGCAACCACAGAGACCAGCTACTCCCAGAGAGAAACCTTTGAAATCTACTGGAATAAGAATTAA